In Thiovibrio frasassiensis, one DNA window encodes the following:
- a CDS encoding DUF167 domain-containing protein, with protein MTGRPFYTWDGDVLVLNILGTPNAKKDAIGKVKGHQLCVSVKAVPRGGKATDYMVRFLAEEFGVAVRDIEVVTGRMNVNKVLRIKSPQRLPGVIGQRKLF; from the coding sequence ATGACGGGAAGACCCTTTTACACTTGGGACGGCGACGTTCTGGTCCTCAATATCCTCGGCACCCCCAATGCCAAGAAAGACGCCATCGGCAAGGTCAAGGGACATCAGCTCTGCGTCAGCGTCAAGGCGGTGCCGCGGGGCGGAAAGGCGACCGACTACATGGTGCGCTTTCTGGCCGAGGAGTTTGGGGTTGCGGTGCGGGATATTGAGGTCGTGACCGGCAGGATGAATGTCAATAAGGTGCTCAGGATCAAGTCTCCCCAACGGCTGCCAGGGGTTATCGGGCAGCGGAAGTTGTTTTAG
- a CDS encoding response regulator, producing the protein MLKTILIVDDSAMIRRIVSQLVQQLGHQSITAENGLLGFELAVKSQPDMIIMDIEMPIMGGFEATWKIKADHRTSHIPVAFFTALGSEESIVQAKEAGGIGFLNKPICREELSQAIHDIIGTA; encoded by the coding sequence ATGCTAAAAACCATCCTCATAGTCGACGATTCCGCCATGATCCGACGCATCGTCAGCCAGCTTGTCCAACAACTGGGGCACCAATCCATCACCGCGGAAAACGGCCTTCTGGGGTTCGAACTGGCCGTCAAGAGCCAGCCGGACATGATTATCATGGACATCGAAATGCCGATCATGGGTGGCTTCGAGGCAACCTGGAAAATCAAGGCGGACCATCGCACCTCCCATATTCCCGTGGCCTTTTTTACCGCCCTGGGGAGTGAAGAGAGTATCGTCCAGGCCAAGGAAGCGGGCGGCATCGGCTTTTTAAACAAGCCGATCTGCCGGGAAGAACTCTCCCAGGCCATCCACGACATCATCGGGACGGCCTGA
- a CDS encoding aldo/keto reductase produces MKYNYIGKSGLRVSNICMGTMTFGKKCDKKISFEILDKAYANGVNFYDTAEVYPVPPTAETYGITEAIFGEWLAGKPRDSVIVATKVAGAANGWFVPPVRHGLTAIDAFHITTAVEGSLRRLKTDYLDLYQVHWPDTVVPIEESLEALDQLVRSGKVRYIGTSNENAYGLTKALETSRYRGFKRFESIQNNFSLLNRRFLDEIAIVCKKEQVGLLPFSPLAGGVLSGKYKSDRNWDGFRFGEYLNNPDPRMKAQAGRFANDRSIAAAQKYAAIAMKHGLAPATMAAAWTLSFDFVPSTIVGATHPSQLDDTLKASETVLSPELLQECDSVNQEILYPMG; encoded by the coding sequence ATGAAATACAACTACATCGGAAAAAGCGGCCTGAGAGTCTCCAACATCTGCATGGGGACCATGACCTTCGGGAAAAAATGCGATAAAAAAATATCGTTTGAAATCCTGGATAAGGCCTATGCCAATGGCGTTAACTTTTACGATACGGCTGAGGTCTATCCCGTTCCACCCACCGCGGAAACCTACGGGATCACGGAAGCGATCTTTGGGGAGTGGCTGGCAGGCAAGCCTCGGGATTCAGTGATCGTTGCCACGAAGGTCGCAGGCGCGGCCAATGGCTGGTTCGTCCCCCCGGTGCGGCATGGCCTAACGGCCATCGATGCCTTTCATATAACCACCGCCGTCGAGGGGAGCTTACGAAGGCTCAAGACCGATTACCTCGATCTCTACCAGGTCCACTGGCCCGACACCGTCGTACCCATTGAAGAGAGCCTGGAAGCGCTCGACCAACTCGTACGCAGCGGGAAGGTGCGCTATATCGGGACCTCAAACGAGAACGCCTACGGGTTGACCAAAGCCTTGGAGACCAGCCGCTATCGGGGCTTCAAGCGATTCGAGAGCATCCAGAACAACTTCTCCCTGCTCAACCGACGCTTCCTGGATGAAATTGCCATCGTCTGCAAAAAAGAGCAGGTCGGGTTGCTCCCATTTTCGCCGCTGGCCGGCGGGGTGTTGAGCGGCAAGTACAAGTCCGACCGAAATTGGGACGGATTTCGCTTCGGGGAGTACCTGAACAATCCCGACCCGAGGATGAAAGCGCAGGCCGGACGATTCGCCAATGACCGCTCCATTGCGGCGGCACAAAAATATGCCGCCATCGCCATGAAACACGGGCTTGCCCCGGCAACCATGGCGGCAGCCTGGACGCTCAGTTTTGATTTTGTCCCCAGCACCATCGTCGGGGCAACGCATCCTTCGCAGCTTGACGATACCCTCAAAGCCTCGGAAACTGTCCTTTCCCCAGAACTCCTGCAAGAGTGCGACAGCGTCAATCAAGAAATTCTTTACCCGATGGGATGA
- a CDS encoding Txe/YoeB family addiction module toxin, which translates to MSWKIVFTKIAQKDAKKIKRAGLKPKVEELLSFITENPFQNPPSYEKLVGDLTGAYSRRINIHHRLVYQVIAEEKAVKVLRMWTHYE; encoded by the coding sequence GTGAGCTGGAAAATAGTGTTCACCAAAATCGCTCAAAAAGATGCAAAAAAGATCAAAAGAGCCGGGTTGAAGCCAAAGGTAGAAGAGCTGCTTTCATTCATCACAGAAAACCCCTTCCAGAATCCACCCTCATACGAAAAACTCGTTGGAGATCTAACCGGGGCTTATTCTCGCAGGATCAATATTCACCACAGATTGGTCTATCAGGTTATTGCCGAAGAAAAAGCCGTAAAGGTTCTTCGCATGTGGACACATTACGAGTAA
- a CDS encoding CAP domain-containing protein: MRKNTIRIPMLLVLFSFCWLAGPVASAANRNDSRSAGQPAVDVARLESRIHDLINQERKNAGLPALAWNQALQQIARNYSQDMATRNFFSHTDPEGRNFVQRYRRAGFKCAIRKGFFFGISTNLGGENIAYNHLSSAIVRRNGQADAEAQFAAAVVRQWMTSPSHRRNILTRHYRREGIGIAIGKNGKVLITQNFC, translated from the coding sequence ATGCGAAAAAATACAATTCGTATCCCCATGCTTCTTGTGCTGTTCAGTTTCTGCTGGCTGGCCGGGCCAGTCGCGAGCGCGGCGAACCGTAATGATTCGCGCTCCGCTGGACAACCCGCCGTCGATGTTGCCAGGCTGGAAAGTAGAATCCATGACCTCATCAACCAGGAGCGAAAGAATGCAGGGCTGCCGGCGCTGGCATGGAATCAAGCCCTGCAACAGATCGCCCGCAATTACAGCCAGGATATGGCGACGCGGAACTTTTTCTCCCACACCGATCCGGAAGGCCGCAATTTTGTCCAGCGTTACCGGCGGGCCGGATTCAAGTGCGCCATCAGAAAGGGCTTCTTCTTTGGCATTAGCACCAATCTTGGGGGCGAAAACATTGCCTATAATCATCTCTCCAGCGCCATCGTGCGTCGGAATGGACAGGCGGACGCGGAGGCGCAGTTTGCCGCCGCCGTAGTCAGGCAATGGATGACGAGTCCCAGCCATCGGCGCAATATCCTGACCCGTCACTACCGGCGGGAGGGGATTGGCATCGCCATCGGGAAGAACGGCAAGGTGCTGATCACCCAGAATTTTTGTTGA
- the mauJ gene encoding methylamine utilization protein MauJ, with amino-acid sequence MNKKLRKILSKVDYYFISSGITFLDNMLMTLDDKYYLHRIEHPPSPLFICTIDGTKPNLNDIVFYNDCLAYLHDVPFIFRSAKQSKNSPHKPIKPIKKNKYITKDTSYYDTNIQNVFDAITDIKFNGNILFLWEESYLKAVNINLHSKYRSVLKEIQLYSMALKQVDPLTEFLCYYRVIESVSGNNGKTWIRNNLGDSIQFDYGFVEIIESYTLNPPSRRRNLFTAYKTRARRRIAHLNSSLGTTPIEKYLYNEIRCGVAHGKDNVVTYDYDTNLKEISKDIFIIKLLARYAIEKKAITSGSS; translated from the coding sequence ATGAATAAAAAACTCCGAAAAATTCTATCCAAGGTCGATTATTACTTTATTTCTTCAGGAATAACCTTCCTTGATAATATGCTAATGACTTTGGATGATAAGTATTATCTCCATCGTATTGAGCATCCACCTTCTCCTCTCTTTATTTGTACTATTGATGGCACAAAACCTAATCTGAATGATATTGTATTTTATAATGATTGCTTAGCATATCTGCATGATGTTCCTTTTATCTTTCGTTCTGCTAAACAGTCAAAAAACTCACCACATAAGCCTATAAAACCAATCAAAAAGAACAAGTATATCACAAAAGATACATCATACTACGATACCAATATTCAAAATGTATTTGATGCTATTACTGATATAAAATTCAATGGAAACATTCTGTTTTTGTGGGAAGAGTCGTATCTCAAAGCCGTTAATATAAATTTACACAGTAAATACAGGTCTGTTTTAAAAGAGATACAGCTATATAGTATGGCGCTGAAACAAGTTGATCCATTGACAGAATTCTTATGCTATTACCGGGTGATAGAAAGTGTTTCAGGAAACAATGGAAAGACATGGATAAGAAACAACTTAGGAGATTCTATTCAATTTGATTATGGTTTCGTGGAGATAATTGAAAGTTATACACTCAATCCTCCATCCAGAAGAAGAAACTTATTTACAGCATACAAGACTAGAGCAAGAAGGCGAATAGCACACCTGAACAGTTCCTTAGGTACTACTCCAATCGAGAAGTATTTATATAATGAAATAAGGTGTGGAGTAGCTCACGGAAAGGACAATGTTGTGACATATGATTACGATACAAACCTTAAAGAAATTTCAAAAGACATATTCATAATCAAATTACTTGCACGCTACGCAATTGAAAAGAAAGCTATAACCAGCGGGTCAAGTTGA
- a CDS encoding type II toxin-antitoxin system Phd/YefM family antitoxin — MTTLTISEARAKLYGLVDEVASEHKPVTIKGKRANAVLVSENDWEAIQETLYLTAIPGMRKSIQEGLKTPVEECAEDLDW; from the coding sequence ATGACAACACTTACTATTTCCGAAGCAAGGGCCAAGTTGTACGGGTTGGTGGATGAAGTCGCGTCCGAGCACAAGCCAGTCACAATCAAGGGCAAAAGGGCAAACGCCGTATTAGTGTCGGAAAATGATTGGGAAGCAATCCAAGAAACTCTTTACCTTACTGCAATCCCAGGCATGAGAAAATCCATACAAGAAGGATTAAAAACCCCAGTAGAGGAATGTGCTGAGGATTTAGATTGGTGA
- a CDS encoding ABC transporter substrate-binding protein: MGPRQTSPAMTFFLSLIATITMAASALAADPAKKPVIVGFDAEVGHTTSTSDDAIRMGILTAIHEINAAGGVLGGRPLELLIKDHRSVPARGIKNIEEFAEIPDLVAVVGGKFTPVMQEEVPILHEKKVILLDAWGAADNIVDNDRTPNYCFRLSLKDSWAIQTMLNHAAKKGAKRFGVLLPTTGWGRSCEKAIKTSLAAHPDRNVTTIQWYMWGDKSLLDKYEAARNSGAETIILVANEAEGSILVKEVAALPQEKRLPIVSHWGVTGGDFSKMTGEAINQIDFSVVQTYSFFDNHREQKLKQFYKTAGALFKINRPEDIPSPVGMAHAYDLTHILALAITKAGTTDRVKIRNALEQVRNYDGLIKAYPRPFTAERHEALDPGDLFMSRFRSDGAILRIRE, from the coding sequence ATGGGCCCGCGCCAGACATCACCGGCCATGACTTTTTTTCTCAGCCTGATCGCCACGATCACCATGGCTGCCAGCGCCCTTGCTGCCGACCCCGCGAAAAAACCGGTGATCGTCGGCTTCGACGCCGAGGTCGGCCATACCACCAGTACCTCGGATGACGCCATCCGGATGGGAATCCTCACCGCCATCCACGAAATCAATGCGGCGGGCGGGGTGCTGGGCGGCAGGCCGCTGGAGCTGCTGATCAAGGACCACCGCTCCGTGCCCGCCCGGGGAATCAAGAATATCGAGGAATTCGCCGAGATCCCAGATCTGGTCGCGGTGGTGGGCGGCAAATTCACTCCGGTGATGCAGGAAGAGGTACCGATTCTCCATGAGAAAAAGGTGATCCTCCTCGATGCCTGGGGCGCGGCCGACAACATCGTCGACAATGACCGCACGCCGAACTACTGCTTCCGCCTTTCCCTCAAAGACAGCTGGGCCATCCAGACCATGCTGAATCACGCCGCGAAAAAAGGGGCCAAACGGTTTGGGGTGCTGCTGCCCACCACCGGCTGGGGCCGCAGCTGCGAAAAGGCGATCAAGACGTCTCTCGCCGCGCACCCGGACCGGAACGTCACCACGATCCAGTGGTACATGTGGGGCGACAAGTCCCTGCTCGACAAGTACGAAGCGGCCCGCAACTCCGGGGCAGAGACGATCATCCTGGTGGCCAACGAGGCCGAGGGTTCGATCCTGGTCAAGGAGGTGGCTGCCCTGCCCCAGGAAAAACGCCTTCCCATTGTCAGCCATTGGGGGGTCACTGGCGGCGACTTCAGCAAAATGACCGGCGAGGCCATCAATCAGATCGATTTCTCCGTGGTGCAGACCTACAGTTTTTTCGACAACCACCGGGAGCAGAAGCTGAAACAGTTTTACAAAACCGCCGGAGCGCTCTTCAAGATCAACAGGCCGGAGGATATCCCCTCGCCGGTGGGCATGGCCCACGCCTATGACCTGACCCACATCCTGGCCCTGGCCATCACCAAGGCCGGAACAACCGACCGGGTCAAGATTCGCAACGCCCTGGAGCAGGTGCGGAACTATGACGGCCTGATCAAAGCCTACCCCCGGCCATTCACCGCCGAACGCCACGAAGCCCTGGACCCCGGAGACCTGTTCATGAGCCGCTTCCGGAGTGATGGCGCCATCCTGCGGATTCGGGAGTAA
- a CDS encoding sensor histidine kinase yields MPRSIANKISLAALSLTMAVVLTLGTASYLFTRHTLKEQIKEKLSFEAALISHRLEARLDNINNDMRNMSANLIVVNALVDSAGREMYVEPFLRSYHLPQNIPCLLTLCDFSGHPIISCQGPEKLRVYSDQPLLTQVITHQRPLARLEQNEQGSNLLIAYPVLYGATGQAEGLLVLELPLSPLVSACLPKIPGAEGHIFKLSDKDGEIWTTAKDHTPSILSTTIQLKGQAPLDQLALALTVGQESRLAYASLTTLTGIYLVIGILILQLTIAASRFMAKKLTAPLVALTITADQVTKSNDPTSQITVTSHDEITQLASSFKTMLARLQESHDSLEQRVAERTKELHSLNAELVNEVAERIRAEAKTREYVETQAVLLREVNHRVKNNLVAIISMLHQEEDRAREKGMQEYEHRIQEVVWRVAGLLTVHRLLSSSEWKPLPLSQLCESVIQETLKGLSASSSIRLSVSPSDLCVDSDQAHSLAMVLNELSTNTMKYALCGRDTASISVAIEPRDGSIQLTYQDDGPGFPEPLLRGDFSDSGIGITLVNGLVTRNMQGTITLANDNGGVARISFPAKAPEPAA; encoded by the coding sequence ATGCCCCGGAGCATTGCCAACAAGATCTCCCTTGCCGCCCTGTCGCTCACCATGGCCGTGGTCCTGACCCTGGGCACGGCGAGCTATCTCTTCACCCGGCACACCCTCAAGGAGCAAATTAAAGAAAAGCTCTCCTTTGAGGCGGCCCTGATCAGCCACCGGCTGGAAGCGCGCCTGGACAACATCAACAACGACATGCGCAACATGTCGGCAAATCTCATTGTGGTCAATGCCCTCGTCGATTCGGCGGGACGGGAGATGTACGTTGAGCCGTTTCTCCGCAGCTACCATCTCCCGCAAAACATCCCCTGCCTGCTCACCCTCTGCGATTTTTCCGGACACCCGATTATCTCCTGCCAGGGGCCGGAAAAATTACGGGTTTACTCGGATCAACCCCTGCTGACCCAAGTGATCACCCACCAGCGTCCCTTGGCGCGCCTCGAGCAGAACGAACAGGGAAGCAATCTGCTTATCGCCTACCCTGTTCTCTATGGCGCCACCGGCCAGGCCGAAGGGTTGCTGGTCCTGGAGCTGCCGCTCAGCCCCCTTGTCAGCGCTTGCCTGCCAAAGATCCCCGGCGCAGAAGGTCACATCTTCAAGCTCTCGGACAAGGACGGCGAGATCTGGACAACCGCCAAGGACCATACCCCGTCCATATTAAGCACCACAATCCAACTCAAGGGCCAAGCCCCCCTCGACCAACTGGCCCTGGCCCTGACCGTTGGCCAAGAAAGCAGGCTGGCATATGCCTCACTCACAACCTTGACGGGCATCTATCTTGTCATTGGCATCTTGATCCTCCAGTTAACCATTGCCGCATCACGGTTCATGGCGAAAAAACTTACCGCCCCCCTCGTCGCCCTGACCATAACCGCCGATCAGGTGACCAAGAGTAACGATCCAACCAGCCAGATCACCGTTACCAGCCACGATGAAATCACCCAGCTGGCCTCTTCGTTCAAAACCATGCTCGCCCGTCTCCAGGAATCGCACGATTCCCTGGAACAACGGGTAGCGGAACGCACCAAAGAACTGCACTCCCTGAATGCAGAGCTGGTGAATGAAGTGGCTGAACGCATTCGTGCCGAGGCAAAAACGCGGGAGTATGTCGAGACACAGGCCGTACTCCTCCGGGAGGTGAACCACCGGGTCAAAAACAATCTGGTCGCCATCATCAGCATGCTGCACCAGGAGGAGGACCGGGCCAGGGAAAAGGGGATGCAGGAATACGAGCACCGCATCCAGGAAGTGGTCTGGCGGGTGGCTGGGCTGCTCACCGTACACCGGCTCCTTTCCTCCTCGGAGTGGAAACCCTTGCCGCTGAGCCAGCTCTGCGAAAGCGTGATTCAGGAGACCCTCAAGGGATTATCCGCATCCTCCTCGATTCGCCTGAGTGTTTCTCCCTCTGACCTCTGCGTGGATAGCGATCAGGCCCATTCCCTGGCCATGGTTTTAAACGAATTGAGCACCAACACCATGAAGTATGCCCTCTGCGGGCGGGATACCGCCAGTATTAGCGTAGCCATCGAGCCACGGGACGGTTCGATCCAGCTCACCTACCAGGATGACGGCCCCGGCTTTCCCGAACCGCTCCTGCGGGGGGACTTCTCCGACAGCGGGATCGGCATCACTCTGGTGAACGGACTGGTGACAAGAAACATGCAGGGAACAATTACACTGGCCAACGACAACGGGGGGGTGGCCCGCATTTCCTTCCCGGCAAAAGCCCCTGAGCCGGCGGCTTGA
- a CDS encoding HEPN family nuclease: MSDNSDLINEKRIMDVVSGSIYSLNFLKNITEAITNPSLGDESVSGIYAAWKRMCGGVDWLPYNLGSIIGNLYCGILLAKEHWYNLLPEDKIESADPKWGFENVQYESPKKSNPTIRYSFRRIRNALGHGNFEIHFPPNYQRDINDKADFEKNLTLKFHDTNPHDNEDTFDIEISLLGLLTCIREFHKIAYEHVTSK, encoded by the coding sequence ATGTCAGATAATTCGGACCTAATAAATGAAAAAAGAATAATGGACGTGGTTTCTGGGAGTATCTATTCTTTAAATTTCCTGAAGAATATTACTGAAGCCATAACAAACCCATCGTTGGGCGATGAATCAGTTTCGGGAATCTATGCAGCGTGGAAAAGAATGTGTGGTGGCGTTGATTGGCTTCCATATAATTTAGGATCCATTATTGGCAACCTTTATTGTGGAATTTTACTGGCAAAAGAGCATTGGTACAATCTTCTCCCGGAAGACAAAATTGAATCAGCAGACCCCAAATGGGGATTTGAAAATGTTCAGTATGAATCACCAAAGAAATCAAACCCAACAATTCGGTATTCATTTCGGAGAATAAGGAACGCTTTAGGACATGGAAATTTTGAAATTCATTTTCCACCTAATTACCAACGAGATATTAATGACAAAGCTGATTTTGAAAAAAATCTTACACTAAAATTTCATGACACAAACCCTCATGACAATGAAGACACCTTTGATATTGAAATTTCACTTTTAGGCCTTTTGACGTGTATAAGAGAATTTCACAAAATCGCTTACGAACATGTGACTTCGAAGTAA
- the hisD gene encoding histidinol dehydrogenase yields the protein MLITPVATTAAKGKKILATLRNRFQLADPACQEAVSGIIGEIRQRGDEALVEYIRKFDAPKMSVKQLRVSDQELHDALESAEDEFLDTLELAIERIYTFHEREKEQSWMVTREDGTITGRLVQPVDSAGLYVPGGQGGKTPLVSSVLMNGIPAAIAGVERRVMMTPPDKNGKVNPALLVAAQEIGITEIYKAGSAWAIAALAYGTKTIPAVDVIVGPGNQYVTEAKRQVAGRVRIDMIAGPSEILIIADETGEPSYIAADMLAQAEHDPLALAMCITTSEKLAGQIVKQLEKQLAKLSRAEIAKKSLGERGVILVAKNLDEAITLANDIAAEHLELMVAEPFHWLTRVRHAGAIFLGRHTPESAGDYLAGPNHVLPTMGTARFSSALGVETFIKKSSLIAYSEEALKADSAHIQLLAKLEGLTAHANSVAIRTKKK from the coding sequence ATGCTCATCACCCCCGTTGCCACGACCGCCGCCAAAGGCAAAAAAATCCTCGCCACCCTGCGCAACCGTTTTCAGCTGGCCGACCCAGCCTGCCAAGAGGCGGTGTCCGGGATCATCGGTGAGATCCGCCAGCGCGGCGACGAGGCGTTGGTGGAATACATCCGCAAGTTCGATGCGCCCAAGATGAGCGTCAAACAGCTGCGGGTCAGCGACCAGGAGCTGCACGACGCCCTGGAGTCGGCGGAGGACGAGTTTCTCGACACCCTGGAGCTCGCCATCGAGCGGATCTACACCTTTCACGAGCGGGAGAAGGAACAGTCCTGGATGGTCACCCGGGAAGACGGCACCATCACCGGCCGGCTCGTGCAGCCGGTGGATTCCGCCGGCCTCTATGTGCCGGGCGGCCAGGGGGGGAAAACGCCCCTGGTTTCTTCCGTATTGATGAACGGCATCCCCGCGGCCATCGCCGGGGTGGAGCGGCGGGTGATGATGACCCCGCCGGATAAAAACGGCAAGGTCAACCCGGCCCTGCTGGTGGCGGCGCAGGAAATCGGGATCACCGAGATCTACAAGGCGGGGAGCGCCTGGGCCATCGCGGCCCTGGCCTACGGCACCAAGACCATCCCTGCGGTGGACGTGATCGTCGGCCCCGGCAACCAGTATGTAACCGAGGCCAAGCGCCAGGTTGCAGGGAGAGTGCGCATCGACATGATCGCCGGACCCAGCGAGATATTGATCATCGCCGATGAAACCGGCGAGCCCTCCTATATCGCCGCCGACATGCTGGCCCAGGCCGAGCACGACCCGTTGGCTCTGGCCATGTGCATCACCACCAGCGAGAAATTGGCTGGCCAGATCGTCAAACAGCTGGAAAAACAGCTGGCCAAGCTGAGCCGGGCCGAGATCGCCAAAAAATCCCTGGGCGAGCGCGGGGTGATCTTGGTGGCCAAGAACCTGGACGAGGCCATCACCCTGGCCAACGACATCGCCGCCGAGCATCTGGAGCTGATGGTCGCCGAGCCCTTCCACTGGCTGACCCGGGTCCGCCATGCCGGGGCGATCTTCCTCGGCCGCCACACCCCGGAATCGGCCGGCGATTACCTGGCCGGCCCCAACCATGTGCTGCCGACCATGGGCACGGCCCGCTTCTCCTCGGCCCTGGGGGTGGAAACCTTCATCAAGAAATCGAGCCTGATCGCCTACTCCGAAGAGGCCTTAAAGGCGGACAGCGCCCATATCCAGCTGCTCGCCAAATTGGAAGGGCTCACCGCCCATGCCAATTCCGTGGCCATCCGGACCAAGAAAAAATAG
- a CDS encoding ANTAR domain-containing response regulator: MNDRHIRLVVAEDDFLVCEEIKRILRGSAYEVIGEAGNGGQAVRLVAELHPDAVLMDIKMPEMDGLEASRRITETCPTPIVIMTAYETADLVETASKTGVAAFLTKPPVLAEIDRAITIALARHADLMELRRVNQELQTALGEIKTLRGILPLCSFCKKIRTAEGTWENVDVYIHKHTEADISHGLCPDCLKEHYPDIYLAMPHDT; this comes from the coding sequence ATGAATGATCGACATATCCGATTGGTGGTGGCGGAGGATGATTTTCTGGTCTGCGAGGAAATAAAACGCATCCTGCGGGGAAGCGCCTATGAAGTGATAGGCGAGGCAGGCAACGGCGGGCAGGCAGTCCGGCTGGTTGCCGAACTGCACCCCGATGCCGTGCTCATGGATATCAAGATGCCAGAAATGGATGGCTTAGAGGCCTCGCGCCGCATCACGGAAACATGCCCCACCCCCATCGTGATCATGACCGCTTACGAAACCGCGGATCTGGTCGAAACGGCGAGTAAGACCGGGGTTGCCGCCTTCCTGACCAAGCCGCCGGTGCTGGCGGAAATCGACCGCGCCATCACCATCGCCCTGGCCCGCCATGCCGATCTGATGGAACTGCGCCGGGTCAATCAGGAACTCCAGACCGCCCTCGGGGAAATCAAGACCCTGCGGGGCATCTTGCCGCTGTGCAGCTTCTGCAAAAAGATCCGCACCGCGGAGGGAACCTGGGAAAATGTCGATGTGTATATCCACAAACATACCGAGGCGGACATCAGCCACGGCCTGTGCCCGGACTGCCTGAAGGAACACTATCCGGACATATATCTTGCCATGCCGCACGACACATAG